The sequence below is a genomic window from Mycobacterium spongiae.
GACGGCGATCTCGTCAAGCAACCCAAGCGATTCCGCCTCCCCAGGTCGTGGAGACTCTGGCGAAACCACGAACATCACCTCGACTACAAAGTCGACCTCAGCAACACCGAACAGCACTACCTCGGTGCCAGCACCAAACACAACCGCGGAATGCGGCAACGCCGTGCAGCCAAGCAAGTCGGTATCGCCGGTTTGGTGTTGGCGCTGGCCGGCGCAGGCGCGCTGGCTGTCAACAGTCGCCACGAAGCCACGAAGCGTGAGCGAGCGAGGGCGGCGACGACCCTCGTCTATGAGGCGACCGACCTCCTGGAATCGGGGCGGGGTGAGGTAGAGGCCTATCACAAATTGCTCGCCGCCGATGATCTCCGTCCCGGTATCGCGAACGTGGAGATCGCCCAAGCGCTCAACAAGCTTGCTGCCACAAGCAGGGTCCTTGACACCGGGCAGACGGTGTACGCCTTGAGCCTCAAAGGGCGGCGGATCGCTTCACTCAGCGACAATTGGCAAAACTTGCAGTTGTGGGATATGGAGACCGGTCAGCCTCACGACGCCGGCCCGTTGCAACACCCCAGCGGAGGACGGCTTTCAGATGTGCAGTTCGATCCGACGGGGCGGTGGATCGCCGCCGTACACAACATCGACGGCGAACATGACAGTCTGCTGTTGTGGGATGTGCAGACCGGTCAGCCTCACGACGCCGATCCGCTACAACTCCCCGGCGGAGGACGATTTTATTATGTGACGTTCGATCCGACGGGGCGGTGGATCGCCGGCATGCACGACGTCGACGGCGAACATAAGAGTCTGCTGTTGTGGGACGTGCAGACCGGCCAGCCTCACGACGCTGGCCCGCTACAACTCCCCAGCGGAGGATGGTTTTCAGATGTGCGGTTCGATCCGAAGGGGCGGTGGATCGCCGTCGTCCACAACGTCGACGGCGAACATGACAGTCTGCTGTTGTGGGATATGCGGACCGGTCTGCCTCACGACGCCGGCCTGCTGCAACACCGCAGCGGGGGGCCGATGTCGGGTGTGCAGTTCGATCCGAAGGGGCGGTGGATCGCCGCTGTCGGTGGCGACGGTCGCAGTGTCCAGTTGTGGGATGTGCAGACCGGTCAGCCCCACCACGCCGGCCCGCTGCAATACCCCAGCGGAGGACGGTTTTCAGGTGTTCAGTTCGATCCGACGGGGCGGTGGATCGTCGCCGTGCAGAACATCGACGGCGAAGATGACAGTCTGCTGTTGTGGGATGTGGAGACCGGCCAGCCTCACGACGCCGGCCCGCTGCAATATCCCAGTGGGGCACAGGGCCTGCAGTTCGATCCGACAGGGCGGTGGATCGCCGCTGTGCAGAACATCGACGGCGAAGATGACAGTCTGCTGTTGTGGGATGTGCAGACCGGCCAGCCTCACAAGGCCAGCCCGCTGCAACACCCCAGCGGTCAACCCATCAGGGCTGTGACATTTGGACCGGAGGGACGATGGCTTGCCTCGGTTGGGTCTGAACCCGCCTACGCGCCTGGGGAACCCACGCATAGGAGTGCTCAGGTGTGGGATATCGGGAGCGGCGAGCGTGTTGGTCCCCTGCTGACCGGCCGCGGTACCGGCCCAATCTTAGGGGAGTTCAACCCGATTGATCCGGCCACATTCATCGTTTCTCTAAGCGACGGTATCGTGCGATGGTGGGATGCTCAGTCCAGTGGCTATTTCCCGGATCACCAAGGGGTGCAGGCCCTCAGCAGCGACGCAAAGCGGGTGGTCAACACCGGAATCGACAACGCTAGTGCCAACACCACCCTGCGGGTTTGGGTTCAGGAGACCGAATCTGCCCTACCCGGCGGCACCACCATATTCACACTTACCGCCGGCTGGCCGCTGGTGGCCTTCAGCGCCGACGGACACCAACTTGCGAGCTACTATCTCACCGATGACCACGCTGACCAAAGCGCTGGCTTTCTGCGGATCCAGGATATAGAGCAGCACACCAACACGACCGCGACTATTAGCGACCTGTTTTACCCACGTGGCGAGGGGAGTACCTCCCTAGCTGTGAGCCCCGAGGGTCGCTGGTTCGCCTACTTGAGCACACGTGAGGACCGGCACGTGACTGTAGCTGATCTCACCAGCATTGACGGCCACGGCGAACCGACGAGCACACTTCCCATCGGCCTTCCCTACCCGCCCTCAACCATGGCGTTTAGCGCTACCGATCCGAATTTGCTGGCTAACGCTACAGTCGATGGCACAATACACGTGCTGGACGTCGAGAACGCCAAACACCTAGCTGCAACCGCGCACCCGCTTCCCGGCCCGATCACCGCGCTGGCGTTTAGCCCGTTCGACCCCACACAACTAGCGATAGCCGACAGTGGCGGCCGGTTGTGGATGTGGGACTTCACGGATGGCCAACCATTCATCACCAACAGAAGTAATCCAGGCGGAACCATAGACGCGCTAGCATTTAGCGACAAGGGCCATGTTATCGCGATCGTAAGTGGTCCCGCAGCGGAGCCCGCTCGAGTGTGGTACATGTCCGCTAATCCCGAAGATCTGTGCAAGAAACTGACGGTCAACATGACCACGCGGCAATGGAGCGACTGGATCGCCGAGCAGCTGCCTGGCTACGAATACAAGACGCTTTGCAAGGGTTTGCCTACGCCCGCCTAGTGTCTTGCGCCCAACATATTTCAGATTCCCCAAACCATCCGCCGATTGCTGAAATGAATTAGTGGCACGCGCGCTGTCATTTTCGGCCCGGCTTGGCGGCAACGATCACGGCGATAGCCAGCGCGACCGCTCCGACACCGATCAGCGGGTGCCACCACCGTTCGCCGAACCAGTAGACGAGACAGACCATTAGGCCGGGGTCCTCGTCGGCGCCGAACAGCAATCTGCGGACGAAGGGTGCGGACAGCGCAAGAACCGCGCCGACAAGGGTGACCGACAGCAGTGCGAACAGCAGCCTGCTCGAGAACTGCCAGGTGGCCAGGACGATGAGGTAGCCTCCCGTTCCGGCCATGATCAGGCCCGTGACTCCGGCGACAGTTGCGCTTTGCGTCGTCGCGGCAACACCGAGAACGAGCAGCGCTGCTCCGACGGTCAGTGACCACTTGGCGATGCCTTTGCTCAACGACACCGCCCGATACC
It includes:
- a CDS encoding TIR domain-containing protein → MARVFISHSHNDNDQARRIHEWLVEDGHDVSLDFDVDDGVAVGEVWRPWIFQELRDADALIVVVTPSLLSSPWCAAELGAALQGGKLLLPVRASAEPLDAQQRRVDELLRPHQFADMVGDPVNARAMLRNRLAKIDGSAGLGWQDGKSPYPGLEPFQRDDHRVFFGRHREIIDVAEGLRAVREPAVWAVVGPSGCGKSSLVRAGVLPRINDPAGEWLALDPITPGGDPAGSLRQAIVVEAHRWHLPADAMSFDTSAPLDGQGLADMGRELLIGAEAGVGCKVLITVDQFEELITQTSDSKRQQFVDVLNHALQGRFQVLATLRPEFLQPVLNDPALMKLGLRTHLIGPLGSDEALSQVITRPAEVAGYRIAEGLTETLVQDTGSGDALPLLAYTLKQLAQDVPRGGELTFERYHALGGVKGALIRHADAALAQACAAAGVGEDTILRGLLNLVTIDDDGNTARRPAALDRLKIPEGGLDPFVDARLVMTSPSEDGHTYVTVTHESLYQHWPTLAEQVEDKATALRARRKLNTLANDWDDDGQPPGALLTGAALTAMKAQLAGTTARHHPDGDLVKQPKRFRLPRSWRLWRNHEHHLDYKVDLSNTEQHYLGASTKHNRGMRQRRAAKQVGIAGLVLALAGAGALAVNSRHEATKRERARAATTLVYEATDLLESGRGEVEAYHKLLAADDLRPGIANVEIAQALNKLAATSRVLDTGQTVYALSLKGRRIASLSDNWQNLQLWDMETGQPHDAGPLQHPSGGRLSDVQFDPTGRWIAAVHNIDGEHDSLLLWDVQTGQPHDADPLQLPGGGRFYYVTFDPTGRWIAGMHDVDGEHKSLLLWDVQTGQPHDAGPLQLPSGGWFSDVRFDPKGRWIAVVHNVDGEHDSLLLWDMRTGLPHDAGLLQHRSGGPMSGVQFDPKGRWIAAVGGDGRSVQLWDVQTGQPHHAGPLQYPSGGRFSGVQFDPTGRWIVAVQNIDGEDDSLLLWDVETGQPHDAGPLQYPSGAQGLQFDPTGRWIAAVQNIDGEDDSLLLWDVQTGQPHKASPLQHPSGQPIRAVTFGPEGRWLASVGSEPAYAPGEPTHRSAQVWDIGSGERVGPLLTGRGTGPILGEFNPIDPATFIVSLSDGIVRWWDAQSSGYFPDHQGVQALSSDAKRVVNTGIDNASANTTLRVWVQETESALPGGTTIFTLTAGWPLVAFSADGHQLASYYLTDDHADQSAGFLRIQDIEQHTNTTATISDLFYPRGEGSTSLAVSPEGRWFAYLSTREDRHVTVADLTSIDGHGEPTSTLPIGLPYPPSTMAFSATDPNLLANATVDGTIHVLDVENAKHLAATAHPLPGPITALAFSPFDPTQLAIADSGGRLWMWDFTDGQPFITNRSNPGGTIDALAFSDKGHVIAIVSGPAAEPARVWYMSANPEDLCKKLTVNMTTRQWSDWIAEQLPGYEYKTLCKGLPTPA